One genomic window of Sulfurovum lithotrophicum includes the following:
- the tyrS gene encoding tyrosine--tRNA ligase, translated as MVEQALEEISRGTAEIIDMERIEKLVSKYYEDGTTYTVKAGFDPTGADLHLGHTVLLQKLKAFQKHGARIQLLIGDFTAMIGDPTGKSETRKVLDRTTILENAQTYQDQVFNILDKSKTDVVFNSTWLEALGAAGMVSLTTTFNVARMLERDDFEKRYKSGKSISISEFIYPLLQGYDSVELQSDIEIGGTDQKFNLLMGRFLQRAYEIDKEQAVLMMPILEGLDGVQKMSKSLNNYIGITEEPKDIYAKTLSVSDELMWRYYELLSERPLEEIAQMKQDVAQGKLHPKTAKENLALELVTRFYNKELATLAKEEFDNVFKANQLPSDINEIEAEEGIWICKALVDAGIEPSTSQARRDIKQGAVRIDQEKISDEKMNLEAGEYILQVGKRKFAKVKVK; from the coding sequence ATGGTAGAGCAGGCGTTGGAAGAGATAAGCAGAGGTACCGCGGAGATTATCGATATGGAGCGTATCGAAAAGTTGGTCTCGAAGTATTATGAAGACGGTACAACGTATACGGTCAAAGCAGGCTTTGACCCTACCGGAGCCGATCTGCACCTTGGGCATACTGTCCTCCTGCAAAAGCTCAAAGCCTTCCAGAAGCACGGCGCACGTATACAGCTGCTCATTGGTGATTTTACTGCGATGATCGGTGACCCGACAGGGAAGAGTGAAACAAGAAAGGTCCTTGACAGAACGACAATTCTTGAGAATGCACAGACCTACCAGGACCAGGTCTTCAACATACTTGATAAAAGTAAAACAGATGTGGTATTCAACTCGACCTGGCTTGAAGCGCTGGGCGCGGCGGGTATGGTTTCTTTGACAACGACTTTCAATGTGGCACGTATGCTTGAACGTGATGATTTTGAGAAACGCTATAAGAGCGGAAAAAGCATCTCTATCTCTGAATTCATCTATCCTCTGCTTCAGGGCTATGATTCTGTAGAGCTGCAAAGTGACATTGAGATCGGCGGAACGGACCAGAAATTTAACCTGCTGATGGGTAGATTCCTTCAGCGTGCCTATGAGATAGATAAAGAACAGGCTGTCCTGATGATGCCGATCCTCGAAGGGCTTGACGGTGTACAGAAGATGAGCAAGTCGCTTAACAATTACATCGGTATCACGGAAGAACCAAAAGATATCTATGCCAAGACGCTTTCTGTCTCCGATGAATTGATGTGGCGCTATTACGAGCTTCTGAGTGAGAGACCACTTGAAGAGATTGCACAGATGAAGCAGGATGTAGCTCAGGGGAAACTCCACCCTAAAACAGCGAAAGAGAATCTTGCACTCGAACTGGTCACAAGATTCTATAATAAAGAGTTGGCTACACTTGCCAAAGAAGAGTTTGACAATGTCTTCAAAGCCAACCAGCTGCCTTCTGATATAAACGAGATCGAGGCGGAAGAGGGGATCTGGATATGTAAAGCCCTGGTGGATGCGGGTATAGAACCTTCTACTTCCCAGGCAAGAAGAGATATTAAACAGGGTGCGGTACGGATAGATCAGGAGAAGATCTCCGATGAGAAGATGAACCTGGAAGCGGGAGAGTATATCCTCCAGGTAGGAAAAAGAAAATTTGCGAAAGTGAAGGTGAAGTAA
- a CDS encoding nitronate monooxygenase yields the protein MLFKPFKIGKYTIEKPIIQGGMGVGISWDQLAGNVSREGGLGVISAVGTGVYKNRKYLHGNEMVGKDHRPLEAINFYSFNALKHIFENAREICGDAPLAANILYAQSEYDRVVQDACKAGADIIITGAGLPLTMPDAAKDYPEVALVPIVSTAKALRILCRRWKKTHNRLPDAVIVEGPLSGGHQGFKYEECFLPENQLEAILPPVVEEAKEWGDIPVIAAGGVWDHDDIVRMMELGASAVQMGTRFIGTVECDASQVMKQVIIDSTEDTIKLFKSPVGYPARGVRTELHKRIEEGTAPKIACISNCVTPCHRGEEAKIVGYCIADRLSDAYDGIAETGLFFTGANGYRLNEIITVKKLMDKLMNGEEK from the coding sequence ATGTTGTTCAAACCATTTAAGATCGGAAAGTATACGATCGAGAAACCGATCATACAGGGTGGAATGGGTGTAGGTATCTCTTGGGACCAGTTGGCAGGGAACGTCTCCAGAGAGGGAGGACTCGGCGTGATCTCTGCTGTAGGAACAGGGGTATACAAGAACAGAAAGTATTTGCATGGAAATGAGATGGTTGGAAAAGATCACAGACCGCTTGAAGCGATCAATTTCTATTCATTCAATGCACTTAAACATATTTTTGAGAATGCCAGAGAGATATGTGGTGATGCACCTTTGGCTGCAAATATATTGTACGCACAGAGCGAGTATGACCGTGTGGTACAGGATGCCTGCAAAGCCGGTGCCGATATTATTATCACCGGTGCGGGTCTGCCTTTGACCATGCCGGATGCAGCCAAAGATTACCCGGAGGTTGCACTTGTGCCCATTGTCTCTACAGCCAAGGCACTTCGTATTCTCTGCAGAAGATGGAAAAAGACACATAACAGGTTACCCGATGCGGTTATTGTAGAAGGGCCGCTCAGTGGTGGGCATCAGGGCTTTAAATACGAAGAGTGTTTTCTACCTGAGAACCAGCTTGAGGCGATCCTCCCTCCTGTAGTGGAAGAGGCGAAAGAGTGGGGTGATATTCCTGTAATCGCTGCCGGAGGTGTCTGGGATCATGATGATATCGTAAGAATGATGGAACTCGGTGCGTCTGCGGTGCAGATGGGGACACGTTTCATCGGTACGGTAGAGTGTGATGCCAGTCAGGTCATGAAACAGGTTATTATAGACTCTACTGAAGATACGATCAAACTGTTCAAATCGCCTGTAGGCTACCCTGCGCGCGGTGTGAGAACGGAACTCCATAAGCGTATTGAAGAGGGAACGGCACCAAAAATTGCCTGTATTTCCAACTGTGTCACGCCTTGCCATCGTGGTGAGGAAGCGAAGATCGTGGGATACTGTATCGCCGACAGGCTTTCGGATGCTTACGATGGTATCGCAGAGACGGGACTTTTCTTTACCGGTGCCAACGGCTATAGACTCAATGAGATCATCACTGTCAAAAAACTGATGGATAAACTGATGAACGGAGAAGAGAAATAG
- a CDS encoding N-acetylmuramoyl-L-alanine amidase — protein sequence MKLLGIFFAVLLSPILLFSSPTLLKKAELQKGELHLFFSKSYSKSNIRHFMLKTPYREVFDLKNVRLANQRVGKNLSTPHCQSIRVSQYRKKMVRIVIETEKKYVCNAYQPLFSFNSYHIPLPKFTVTHPTRLKNKHYVNKKKEVSGTKNVKKVSVVYNRPKKSVLEKFDKRASYALHRKERIVIDAGHGGHDTGAIARGKREKDLVLQIAKRLERQLKKRGYAVSMTRRSDRFIKLKQRTKIADKKDAKVFVSIHANSVPKRKQNKVHGIETFFLQTTRDAKSQRIAARENKAVLKGAGDKLSKHVIIDSVLNGPKIVQSNKLAIDVQRRIMTNLRANYRGVKDGGVRYAPFWVLVGASRPSILVEVGYISHPRERKRLFTPKYQELIAKGIAEGISNYLDNRRKEIDFD from the coding sequence GTGAAATTGCTTGGGATATTTTTTGCCGTTCTGCTTAGTCCCATTCTGCTTTTTTCGTCGCCGACACTGCTGAAAAAAGCGGAACTTCAAAAAGGCGAACTACACCTCTTCTTCAGCAAATCCTACAGTAAAAGCAATATCAGACATTTTATGCTGAAAACACCCTATCGGGAAGTGTTCGATCTCAAAAATGTACGTTTGGCAAACCAAAGAGTAGGGAAGAACCTTTCCACGCCGCACTGCCAATCGATCAGGGTCTCACAGTACCGGAAAAAGATGGTCCGTATCGTGATTGAAACAGAGAAAAAGTATGTCTGCAATGCCTATCAGCCGCTGTTCAGTTTTAACAGTTATCACATACCCCTGCCGAAATTCACTGTAACACACCCTACACGTCTGAAAAATAAACATTATGTCAATAAGAAAAAAGAGGTATCCGGTACCAAAAACGTCAAAAAAGTATCTGTGGTCTATAATCGTCCTAAAAAAAGTGTCTTAGAAAAGTTTGACAAAAGAGCTTCATATGCATTGCACAGAAAAGAGCGTATCGTGATCGATGCGGGACATGGAGGACATGATACAGGGGCGATTGCAAGGGGGAAAAGAGAGAAGGATCTTGTGCTTCAGATCGCCAAACGTCTGGAAAGGCAGTTAAAGAAAAGAGGCTATGCTGTCTCGATGACCCGGCGCAGTGACCGTTTTATAAAACTGAAACAGCGTACGAAGATCGCAGACAAAAAAGATGCAAAAGTCTTTGTCTCTATCCATGCCAACTCGGTACCAAAAAGAAAACAGAACAAGGTACATGGAATAGAGACTTTTTTTCTGCAGACGACAAGAGATGCCAAATCCCAGCGTATTGCAGCCCGTGAGAACAAGGCAGTCCTGAAAGGGGCTGGAGATAAACTCAGCAAACATGTGATCATTGACTCGGTACTGAACGGTCCGAAGATCGTTCAGTCCAACAAACTGGCCATCGATGTACAGCGGCGTATCATGACCAACCTGCGTGCCAACTACAGGGGGGTGAAGGATGGTGGGGTACGCTACGCACCTTTTTGGGTACTCGTAGGGGCAAGCAGACCATCCATACTGGTCGAAGTGGGCTATATTTCCCATCCCCGAGAACGAAAAAGACTCTTTACTCCAAAATACCAGGAGCTGATCGCCAAAGGTATTGCCGAAGGAATCAGCAATTACCTCGACAACCGAAGAAAAGAGATCGATTTTGACTAG
- a CDS encoding N-acetylmuramoyl-L-alanine amidase family protein, which translates to MRYIKYFLLGILLVLIVTGCVGPDRSDDLVVIDAGHGGHDCGALCAGKQEKDLVLQITKKLAKEFKRKGYRVYLTRGKDKFLKLGERTRIADKMDAKVFISIHANAIADKSRFEAVEGIETYFLQKTRDARSQRVAARENVAVLQGADALSKDVIIDSVLNGPKIVESNKLAIDVQNGIMRQVRSKYKDARSGGAKPAPFYVLVGASRPSILVEVGYITNSKERARLFKADYQERIAQGIVAGVGRYLDNRKADSGV; encoded by the coding sequence ATGCGATATATAAAATATTTTTTACTGGGAATACTTTTAGTCCTGATAGTAACGGGATGTGTAGGCCCTGACAGATCGGATGATCTTGTAGTTATCGATGCGGGTCACGGCGGGCATGACTGCGGTGCTCTTTGTGCGGGGAAACAGGAAAAAGATCTTGTGCTGCAGATTACCAAAAAACTGGCAAAAGAGTTCAAAAGAAAAGGTTACAGAGTCTATTTGACCAGGGGTAAGGACAAGTTCCTGAAACTGGGAGAGCGAACCCGCATTGCCGACAAGATGGATGCGAAGGTTTTTATCTCCATCCATGCCAATGCCATAGCGGACAAAAGCAGATTTGAAGCGGTGGAGGGTATCGAGACCTACTTCCTGCAGAAAACACGGGATGCACGTTCCCAAAGGGTAGCAGCAAGAGAAAATGTCGCCGTGCTGCAGGGAGCGGATGCGCTCAGTAAAGATGTCATCATTGACTCGGTCCTGAACGGTCCGAAGATCGTTGAGTCCAACAAGCTGGCTATCGATGTGCAGAACGGTATCATGAGACAGGTAAGGAGCAAATACAAAGATGCCAGAAGCGGCGGGGCGAAACCGGCACCTTTTTATGTTCTTGTAGGAGCCAGCCGTCCTTCAATTCTTGTCGAGGTAGGGTATATCACAAATTCCAAAGAAAGAGCAAGGCTTTTTAAAGCTGACTATCAGGAGCGTATCGCTCAAGGGATCGTAGCGGGGGTAGGCAGATACCTGGATAACCGAAAAGCAGACAGCGGGGTTTAA
- a CDS encoding YtfJ family protein, whose amino-acid sequence MKKIIVGSLLTVGSCMAIEVGVIPPSVTLSGVNGGKVGGGSWSSSMLKGKVHILFYVDPDERDLNKALTQALKQRHFNRKKYASVAMINLAATWLPNVILESKLKAKQKEFPDTIYVKDKKKVVLKKWDLADDNSDILIFDKKGRLIYKKYGKLSDKEIGNVLALIEKNL is encoded by the coding sequence ATGAAAAAGATCATTGTGGGAAGCCTGCTGACAGTGGGAAGCTGTATGGCTATTGAAGTAGGGGTAATACCGCCTAGTGTTACGTTGAGCGGAGTGAACGGCGGCAAGGTCGGTGGAGGCAGTTGGAGCTCTTCCATGCTGAAAGGAAAAGTGCACATTCTTTTTTATGTGGACCCTGACGAGCGTGACCTGAACAAAGCTTTGACACAGGCACTCAAGCAACGCCATTTCAACAGAAAGAAGTATGCCTCTGTTGCCATGATAAACCTGGCAGCGACCTGGCTGCCCAATGTTATTTTGGAGTCCAAACTCAAAGCCAAGCAGAAAGAATTTCCCGATACGATCTATGTCAAAGACAAGAAAAAGGTTGTATTGAAAAAGTGGGATCTTGCAGATGACAATTCGGATATTCTGATTTTTGACAAAAAGGGTAGGCTGATCTATAAGAAATATGGAAAACTGTCGGATAAAGAGATAGGAAACGTACTTGCGTTGATCGAAAAGAATCTATAG
- a CDS encoding MFS transporter — protein sequence MTYRETLKHPIVARLSAIQLISYFGTWFSQVAIFSMLVFFDADEVTIALTAAMAMLPAVILAPIIGIIIDRIDFKKLMLVLLCTEIFATIGFIFIDSLAYVWVLMLLIFLRSAAASVLFSAEMALFPKLLKGKMLKNTNEIHSIIWSFTYAAGMAVGGIITYYIGFDAAFMMDALLYATALLLLLGLQVNLEQAIHVGSNWQMLKEGFFYLKSQRKLLHLIFFHAAIGLTSFDALITLLADFRYKELIAVPLAIGLMNATRALGLMIGPFFIGKVISRENLHWFFLLQGASIILWSQLEYSFYLALFSLFVTGFFITTLWSYTYLLIQEETEQKYMGRVISYNDMFFMLSNVTTALFIGYASKWNLSLESITAVLGTGFIFFTLYYVWFKKRYL from the coding sequence ATGACCTATAGAGAAACCCTGAAACACCCTATTGTAGCAAGGCTTTCCGCTATTCAGCTTATCTCCTATTTTGGCACATGGTTCTCACAGGTCGCCATTTTCTCCATGCTCGTCTTTTTCGACGCCGACGAAGTCACCATTGCCCTCACCGCTGCTATGGCAATGCTTCCCGCCGTCATACTCGCACCGATCATCGGCATTATCATTGACCGTATCGACTTCAAGAAACTGATGCTTGTACTTCTATGCACGGAGATCTTCGCCACCATCGGGTTCATTTTCATCGACTCGCTTGCCTATGTCTGGGTACTGATGCTGCTTATCTTCCTGCGTTCTGCCGCGGCATCCGTACTCTTTTCGGCTGAGATGGCACTGTTTCCCAAACTGCTCAAAGGAAAAATGCTCAAAAATACCAATGAGATCCACTCCATTATCTGGTCCTTCACCTACGCCGCAGGTATGGCCGTTGGTGGCATTATAACCTACTATATCGGTTTTGATGCTGCTTTTATGATGGATGCCCTCCTCTATGCAACCGCTCTTCTCTTGCTGCTCGGCCTGCAGGTCAACCTGGAGCAGGCCATCCATGTCGGTTCCAATTGGCAGATGCTCAAAGAGGGTTTTTTCTACCTCAAGTCACAAAGAAAACTGCTGCATCTCATCTTCTTCCATGCTGCCATCGGTCTAACCAGTTTCGATGCGCTCATCACCCTGCTGGCAGACTTCCGGTACAAGGAACTTATCGCCGTGCCTCTTGCCATCGGGCTCATGAATGCCACACGTGCCCTGGGACTGATGATCGGCCCTTTTTTCATAGGAAAGGTCATTTCCAGAGAGAACCTACACTGGTTCTTCCTGCTTCAGGGTGCCTCCATCATCCTCTGGTCACAGCTTGAGTACAGCTTCTACCTTGCGCTGTTTTCCCTGTTTGTGACAGGATTCTTCATTACCACACTCTGGTCCTACACCTACCTGCTCATACAGGAAGAAACAGAACAAAAATACATGGGCCGTGTCATTTCCTACAATGACATGTTTTTCATGCTCTCCAACGTCACTACGGCTCTTTTCATCGGGTATGCTTCAAAATGGAATTTAAGCCTGGAGAGCATCACTGCCGTCTTGGGGACAGGTTTCATATTTTTCACTCTTTACTACGTATGGTTCAAAAAAAGATATCTATAG
- a CDS encoding competence/damage-inducible protein A: MSSTPHFFTLIIGTEILNRRRQDKHFDFVTKILAKKGAKLTGSFIIEDDPALIVQTIRFIASQPNPVLFSFGGIGSTPDDHTRKCAAIALRNGVLYEHPEAKQIIEEKLGEAAYPHPIKMAELPKGAELLDNPVNKMPAFSLDERYFFMPGFPEMSHPMLEEIMKKLLPESKTYYRYTLTALCKENELIEVMEQMPKEVEFSSLPKLYSDGWRVSISVASHDKAKAKESFQKYIDLLEKKHIRYGLNDEA, translated from the coding sequence GATCCTCAATCGCAGACGTCAGGACAAGCACTTTGATTTTGTTACAAAGATACTGGCAAAAAAAGGTGCCAAACTCACCGGCTCTTTCATCATAGAAGATGACCCGGCACTCATTGTACAGACCATTAGATTCATCGCTTCACAACCCAATCCTGTACTTTTTTCTTTCGGAGGCATCGGCTCCACACCCGATGACCATACCAGAAAATGTGCGGCTATTGCACTACGCAACGGCGTACTATATGAACATCCAGAAGCCAAACAGATCATAGAAGAGAAACTGGGTGAAGCCGCCTATCCACACCCCATTAAAATGGCGGAACTTCCCAAAGGGGCAGAACTGCTTGATAATCCCGTCAACAAAATGCCGGCCTTCTCTCTGGACGAGCGCTATTTTTTCATGCCGGGTTTTCCCGAAATGAGCCATCCGATGCTTGAAGAGATCATGAAAAAACTGCTGCCAGAGAGCAAGACTTATTACCGTTATACTCTTACGGCCCTCTGCAAAGAGAATGAACTCATCGAAGTGATGGAACAGATGCCCAAAGAGGTGGAGTTCTCTTCGCTTCCCAAACTCTACTCTGACGGATGGCGTGTTTCCATCTCTGTCGCTTCACATGACAAAGCCAAAGCCAAAGAGTCCTTCCAGAAGTATATAGACCTCCTTGAAAAAAAGCATATCCGCTACGGCCTGAACGACGAAGCCTGA